The proteins below come from a single uncultured Carboxylicivirga sp. genomic window:
- the secY gene encoding preprotein translocase subunit SecY: MKLFETIRNIWKIEELKSRILTTLVYLLIYRLGSFVVLPGIDPTELSALKDQTRDGVLGLLDMFSGGAFSNASIFALGIMPYISASIVIQLMGIAVPYFQRLQREGESGRRKINQITRYLTVIILLVQGPGFIANLRAQSASAIVDDGFGFFATSIIILTAGTMFVMWLGERITDKGIGNGISLIIMIGIIARLPQNLIAEFVSRLEASSGSGGLVMLLIEFVVLFFVFAGTILLVQGTRRIPVQYAKRIVGNKQYGGVRQYIPLKVNAAGVMPIIFAQAIMFIPVTFAGFVDSETATGFAAIFANFTGFWYNFIFALMIIAFTYFYTAITINPTQMAEDMKRNGGFIPGVKPGKKTVEFLDSVMSKITLPGSVLLAIVAILPAFAMMAGVDQGFAHFYGGTSLLILVGVVLDTLQQIESHLLMRHYDGLTKTGRIMGRSGGGAAIY; this comes from the coding sequence ATGAAACTATTCGAAACCATCCGCAACATCTGGAAAATTGAGGAGTTAAAATCCCGAATCCTAACAACATTAGTGTATTTATTAATTTACCGTTTGGGTTCTTTTGTGGTTTTACCGGGGATTGATCCTACTGAATTGTCGGCTCTAAAAGATCAAACTAGAGACGGAGTACTTGGACTTCTTGATATGTTCTCTGGAGGTGCATTTTCTAATGCTTCTATTTTCGCATTGGGAATTATGCCTTACATCTCTGCTTCAATTGTAATTCAGTTAATGGGTATAGCAGTACCATATTTTCAACGTTTACAACGCGAAGGCGAAAGTGGACGTAGAAAGATTAACCAGATTACAAGGTATTTGACTGTAATTATTTTGCTTGTACAAGGGCCTGGTTTTATTGCCAACCTTAGAGCACAATCAGCAAGTGCTATTGTAGATGATGGATTCGGATTTTTTGCAACCAGTATTATTATCTTAACTGCAGGAACAATGTTTGTAATGTGGTTAGGTGAACGTATCACTGATAAAGGAATTGGTAATGGTATCTCATTAATCATTATGATTGGTATTATTGCTCGTCTTCCTCAGAATCTGATTGCAGAATTCGTATCGCGATTAGAAGCTTCAAGCGGTAGCGGTGGTTTGGTGATGTTGCTAATAGAATTTGTTGTATTGTTCTTTGTATTTGCTGGTACGATTCTTTTGGTTCAGGGTACTCGTCGTATTCCTGTACAGTATGCAAAACGAATTGTTGGTAATAAACAATATGGCGGAGTTCGTCAATACATTCCGTTAAAAGTAAATGCAGCTGGCGTAATGCCAATAATCTTTGCTCAAGCTATCATGTTTATCCCTGTAACATTTGCAGGATTTGTTGATAGTGAAACTGCAACTGGGTTTGCTGCTATATTTGCTAATTTTACCGGTTTTTGGTATAACTTTATATTTGCTTTAATGATTATTGCTTTTACGTATTTTTATACAGCAATAACCATTAATCCTACACAAATGGCAGAAGATATGAAACGTAACGGTGGATTTATTCCAGGTGTTAAACCTGGTAAAAAAACTGTTGAGTTCTTGGATTCAGTAATGTCAAAAATTACACTTCCTGGTTCTGTTTTATTAGCCATTGTAGCTATCTTACCTGCTTTTGCAATGATGGCTGGAGTTGATCAAGGATTTGCGCATTTTTATGGAGGTACATCACTACTAATTCTAGTAGGAGTTGTTCTTGATACTTTGCAGCAAATCGAAAGTCATTTGTTAATGAGACATTATGATGGATTAACTAAAACAGGTAGGATAATGGGTAGATCCGGAGGTGGAGCTGCCATTTATTAA
- the rplO gene encoding 50S ribosomal protein L15, with the protein MNLNNLRPAKGSVKASKRIGRGQGSGKGGTATRGHKGAKSRSGYSRKFGFEGGQMPLQRRVPKFGFKNINRVEYKAVNLELLQVLAEKKSLTVIEPESLREAGLISKNDLVKILGNGELKAKLEVKAHAFSKSAIEAIEAAQGTVVKL; encoded by the coding sequence ATGAATTTAAATAACTTAAGACCTGCAAAAGGCTCAGTAAAAGCTTCAAAGCGAATTGGTCGAGGACAAGGTTCTGGCAAGGGTGGTACTGCTACTCGTGGTCACAAAGGAGCTAAATCTAGATCAGGTTACTCTCGTAAGTTCGGATTTGAAGGAGGACAGATGCCATTGCAGAGAAGGGTTCCTAAATTCGGGTTCAAAAACATTAACCGTGTAGAATATAAGGCTGTAAATTTAGAGCTTCTACAAGTGTTGGCTGAGAAAAAAAGCCTTACAGTTATTGAACCTGAATCATTGAGGGAAGCTGGTCTGATTAGCAAAAACGATTTAGTTAAGATTTTAGGTAATGGTGAGTTGAAAGCCAAATTGGAAGTAAAAGCTCATGCATTCTCAAAGTCAGCTATCGAAGCTATCGAAGCTGCTCAAGGAACCGTAGTAAAACTGTAA
- the rpmD gene encoding 50S ribosomal protein L30, translated as MAKIKVTQVKSKIGATARQKNTLAALGLKKLQQTVEHEATPQIEGMVQKVLHLVSVER; from the coding sequence ATGGCTAAGATAAAAGTAACTCAAGTTAAGAGTAAAATCGGGGCCACTGCCAGACAAAAAAATACTTTGGCAGCCCTTGGGTTGAAGAAACTTCAACAAACCGTTGAACATGAGGCTACACCTCAGATTGAAGGAATGGTTCAAAAAGTACTGCACTTAGTGTCAGTAGAAAGATAA